In a single window of the Coregonus clupeaformis isolate EN_2021a chromosome 10, ASM2061545v1, whole genome shotgun sequence genome:
- the LOC121574775 gene encoding tubulin beta-6 chain, protein MREIVHLQIGQCGNQIGSKFWEVISEEHGISATGMYEGEDPLQLERLNVYFNEANGGKYVPRGLLLDLEPGTMDSVRGSRIGALFRPDNFIHGNSGAGNNWAKGHYTEGAELVDTVIDRVRQESEGCDCLQGFQFVHSLGGGTGSGMGTLIINKIREEYPDRIMTSFSVMPSPKVSDVVVEPYNATLSIHQLLENTDETFCIDNEALYDICFRTLKLTTPTYGDLNHLVCMTMSGVTTSLRFPGQLNADLRKLAVNMVPFPRLHFFMSGFAPLTARGSQKYRTLSVPELTQQMFDARNMMTACDPRRGRYLTVAGMFRGKMSTKEVDEQMLMMQQRNSNYFVDWIPHNCKVAVCDIPPRGLTMASTFIGNNTAIQEIFRRVGDQFSLMFRRKAFLHWYTGEGMDEMEFTEAENNLNDLVSEYQQYQDATADVEGWGPEEVAGEESASPAATRVQSTEVTTMETVTETVETIETIAE, encoded by the exons ATGCGTGAAATTGTTCATCTACAGATTGGACAGTGTGGAAATCAGATAGGATCTAAG TTTTGGGAGGTGATCAGCGAGGAGCATGGAATCAGTGCTACAGGAATGTATGAGGGGGAGGATCCTCTTCAGCTGGAGAGGCTCAATGTCTACTTCAACGAGGCAAATG GTGGTAAATATGTCCCCCGGGGCCTGCTCCTTGACCTAGAACCAGGGACCATGGACAGCGTCAGGGGCAGCCGCATAGGAGCTCTCTTCAGGCCGGATAACTTTATACATG GAAACTCTGGTGCTGGGAACAACTGGGCCAAGGGCCACTATACCGAGGGAGCAGAGCTTGTGGACACCGTGATTGACAGGGTGCGTCAGGAGAGCGAGGGATGCGACTGCCTTCAGGGCTTCCAGTTCGTCCACTCCCTAGGTGGTGGGACGGGCTCCGGCATGGGCACCCTCATCATCAACAAGATCCGCGAGGAGTACCCCGACCGCATCATGACCAGCTTCAGTGTCATGCCCTCTCCCAAGGTGTCAGACGTCGTGGTGGAGCCTTACAACGCCACGCTGTCCATCCACCAGCTCCTAGAGAACACGGATGAGACCTTCTGCATTGACAACGAGGCTCTCTACGACATCTGCTTCCGTACATTGAAGCTCACCACCCCGACCTACGGTGACCTGAACCACCTGGTGTGTATGACCATGAGCGGGGTCACGACCTCCCTGAGGTTCCCCGGCCAACTTAATGCCGACTTGAGGAAGTTAGCTGTCAACATGGTGCCCTTTCCCCGTCTCCACTTCTTCATGTCGGGCTTCGCACCGCTCACAGCTCGCGGCAGCCAGAAGTACCGCACCCTCTCCGTGCCCGAGCTCACCCAGCAGATGTTTGATGCCCGTAATATGATGACCGCCTGCGATCCCCGAAGAGGGCGCTATCTGACTGTGGCTGGGATGTTCCGTGGCAAGATGTCCACCAAGGAAGTGGACGAGCAGATGCTGATGATGCAACAGAGGAACAGCAACTACTTTGTGGACTGGATCCCTCACAACTGTAAAGTAGCCGTATGTGACATCCCACCTCGGGGGCTCACAATGGCTTCCACCTTCATTGGCAACAACACGGCCATTCAGGAGATCTTTCGTCGCGTGGGAGACCAGTTCTCGCTCATGTTCAGGCGCAAGGCCTTCCTGCACTGGTACACTGGGGAGGGCATGGACGAGATGGAGTTCACCGAGGCAGAGAACAACCTGAATGACCTGGTGTCAGAGTACCAGCAGTACCAGGATGCCACGGCTGACGTGGAGGGGTGGGGGCCCGAGGAGGTGGCTGGGGAAGAGTCGGCGTCGCCGGCTGCAACGAGAGTTCAGAGTACGGAAGTTACGACGATGGAGACTGTGACAGAGACTGTTGAAACCATTGAGACTATAGCTGAGTAG
- the LOC121574774 gene encoding ATP-dependent RNA helicase DDX19B: protein MGFNRPSKIQENALPMMLAEPPQNLIAQSQSGTGKTAAFVLAMLSHVDPNNKFPQALCVSPTYELALQTGKVIEQMGKHYSEVKLVYAIRGNKLQRGTQLQEQVVIGTPGTMLDWCLKFKFIDPKKIKVFVLDEADVMIATQGHQDQSIRIQRMLPKECQMLLFSATFEETVWNFAQRIVPEPNIIKLKREEETLDTIKQYYVLCNSKEEKFMALCNIYGAITIAQAMIFCHTRKTAGWLAGELSREGHQVALLSGEMQVEQRAAVIDRFRDGKEKVLVTTNVCARGIDVEQVSVVINFDLPVDRDGNPDNETYLHRIGRTGRFGKRGLAINMVDSRFSMNILNKIQDHFNKKIEKLDTDDLDEIEKIAG from the exons ATGGGCTTCAACCGCCCCTCCAAAATCCAAGAGAACGCATTACCCATGATGCTCGCAGAACC CCCACAGAACCTGATCGCCCAGTCTCAGTCGGGGACGGGGAAAACTGCTGCCTTTGTCCTGGCCATGCTCAGTCACGTTGACCCCAACAACAAGTTCCCACAG gctctgtgtgtgtctcctacCTATGAGCTGGCCCTGCAGACAGGGAAGGTCATTGAGCAGATGGGGAAGCACTACTCAGAGGTCAAACTAGTCTACGCCATCAGAGGAAACAAGC TGCAGAGAGGTACCCAGCTCCAGGAGCAGGTTGTGATTGGAACGCCAGGCACCATGCTGGACTGGTGTCTGAAGTTCAAGTTCATCGACCCCAAGAAAATCAAAGTGTTTGTCCTGGACGAAGCTGACGTCATGATCGCTACACAGGGTCATCAGGACCAGAGCATACGCATtcagag GATGCTACCCAAAGAGTGCCAGATGCTGCTGTTCTCGGCAACGTTCGAGGAGACTGTGTGGAACTTTGCTCAGCGCATCGTCCCAGAAcccaacatcatcaagctgaagagggaggaggagactcTGGACACCATCAAACAGTACTACGTCCTCTGTAACAGCAAAGAGGAGAAGTTCATGGCCCTCTGCAACATCTACGGAGCCATCACCATCGCTCAGGCCATGATCTTCTGTCAT aCCAGGAAAACGGCAGGGTGGTTGGCAGGTGAGCTGTCCCGGGAGGGCCACCAGGTGGCGCTGCTCAGTGGTGAGATGCAGGTGGAGCAGAGAGCTGCTGTCATCGACCGCTTCAGAGACGGAAAGGAGAAGGTCCTGGTCACCACCAACGTCTGTGCCAGAG GTATCGACGTGGAGCAGGTTTCCGTGGTGATAAACTTTGACCTGCCAGTGGACAGAGACGGTAACCCAGACAACGAGACTTACCTGCACCGGATTGGCCGCACGGGTCGTTTTGGGAAGCGGGGATTGGCCATCAACATGGTGGACAGCAGGTTCAGCATGAACATCCTCAACAAGATCCAGGATCACTTCA ATAAGAAGATCGAGAAGCTGGACACAGATGATCTGGATGAGATAGAGAAAATCGCCGgctga
- the prelid3b gene encoding PRELI domain containing protein 3B yields the protein MKIWTSEHIFNHPWETVTKAAMQKYPNPMNPSVFGVDVLDRSVDTRGRLHSNRLLSAEWGLPSIVKSIIGRTQTCTYIQEHSVVDPVERTFELQSSNITFTNMVSVDEKLTYRPHPDDPEKTILTQEALISVKGVSLSSYLEGVLASTISANAGKGREAMEWVIRKLNAEIEELAAAARGTMRTPMAAAMTAEK from the exons ATGAAGATCTGGACATCGGAACACATTTTCAA CCATCCTTGGGAGACTGTCACCAAGGCTGCTATGCAGAAGTACCCCAACCCCATGAACCCCAGTGTGTTTGGGGTGGATGTGTTGGACCGTAGCGTGGACACGCGGGGACGCCTGCACAGCAACAGACTGCTCAGCGCTGAGTGGGGCCTGCCCTCCATCGTCAAATCa ATCATTGGCAGAACACAGACGTGCACGTACATCCAGGAGCATTCTGTAGTGGACCCCGTTGAAAGGACATTCGAGCTTCAATCTTCAAAT ATCACATTCACTAACATGGTGTCAGTGGATGAGAAGCTTACATACAGACCACACCCTGATGACCCAGAGAA GACGATATTGACCCAAGAAGCTCTCATCTCAGTCAAAGGGGTCAGTCTGAGTAGCTACCTTGAGGGAGTTTTGGCTAGCACCATCTCTGCAAACGCAGGCAAG GGTCGTGAGGCGATGGAGTGGGTGATCAGGAAGCTAAATGCAGAGATCGAAGAGTTGGCAGCTGCAGCCCGCGGCACCATGAGGACGCCCATGGCTGCTGCTATGACTGCAGAGAAATGA